From a region of the Roseivirga sp. 4D4 genome:
- a CDS encoding LysR substrate-binding domain-containing protein, producing MELRHLRYLLVLGRELHFAKAAEKLFITQPALSKQIQQLEEELGTRLLNRTKRSVSLTQAGKYLMDEADYIINHIDRVVEATKRKGEGEEGEIRIGFVGSAMQNIIPELLEQMSKDHPNVHASLDELNNKDQLDAIAHDRLDIGFVRLESVHKGFEQKVVFEDSFSLVVSERHPIQPDAFESLYQFKEEQFILFSNDYSEEYYDNIMSIFSDHGFEPKVSHRSVQANSIFRLVERQLGVAIVPSALAGGVDLGVLFIPLNHLPQRTKLMAVWDAKNRNEALGKFLDLMR from the coding sequence ATGGAATTACGTCATTTAAGGTATTTGCTGGTGCTGGGCCGAGAGCTTCATTTTGCCAAGGCAGCAGAGAAGTTGTTCATCACCCAACCTGCCTTATCTAAGCAAATTCAACAACTCGAGGAGGAGCTAGGTACAAGACTCTTAAATCGTACCAAGCGAAGTGTTAGCCTCACGCAAGCAGGCAAATACTTGATGGATGAGGCAGACTATATTATCAACCATATCGATCGAGTAGTAGAAGCTACCAAGCGCAAAGGAGAAGGCGAGGAAGGAGAAATTCGAATTGGATTTGTGGGCTCTGCTATGCAGAATATCATACCCGAGTTGTTGGAACAAATGAGTAAGGATCATCCAAATGTTCATGCCTCTCTGGATGAGTTGAATAATAAGGACCAGCTAGATGCCATTGCTCATGATCGGCTGGATATTGGTTTTGTAAGGTTGGAGAGTGTGCATAAGGGATTTGAGCAAAAGGTAGTGTTTGAAGACTCTTTCTCATTGGTGGTTTCTGAACGACATCCGATTCAACCTGATGCTTTTGAAAGTCTCTATCAGTTTAAAGAGGAGCAGTTTATACTCTTCTCGAATGATTATAGTGAGGAGTATTACGACAATATCATGAGTATATTTTCAGATCATGGTTTTGAGCCAAAGGTTTCCCACCGATCTGTACAGGCGAATAGTATATTTCGGTTAGTAGAGCGACAGTTAGGCGTTGCTATAGTGCCATCCGCTTTGGCAGGTGGTGTGGACTTAGGTGTACTTTTTATTCCTTTGAACCATTTGCCTCAACGTACCAAGCTGATGGCCGTCTGGGATGCCAAGAATAGAAATGAAGCACTCGGCAAGTTCTTAGATTTGATGAGATAG
- a CDS encoding endonuclease domain-containing protein: protein MPSNNYYNKHLKENANALRKRMTKAEACLWKYVLRAKMLEGHQFRRQRPIDKYIVDFICLELKLIIEVDGVTHEHGEIALEDNVRQERLEELGFKVIRFTDDEVLTQINRVRESILGSIEELENSGK, encoded by the coding sequence ATGCCGTCAAATAACTACTACAACAAGCACCTTAAGGAAAATGCAAATGCCCTTCGAAAGAGAATGACAAAGGCTGAGGCTTGCTTATGGAAATATGTGCTTAGGGCGAAGATGCTCGAAGGGCATCAATTTAGAAGGCAGCGTCCTATTGATAAGTACATTGTTGATTTTATCTGCCTTGAACTTAAGCTGATTATTGAGGTTGATGGGGTCACGCATGAGCATGGAGAAATTGCTTTAGAAGATAATGTCAGGCAAGAGAGGTTAGAGGAACTTGGGTTTAAAGTAATCCGATTTACCGATGATGAGGTACTTACCCAGATCAATAGGGTTAGGGAATCGATACTAGGTTCGATTGAAGAACTGGAAAATTCAGGCAAATAG
- a CDS encoding helix-turn-helix domain-containing protein, translating into MRPLIEKISPDVGSSFHIQKYVTKHECIMNYWHHHPEYELVYVHKGRGDLCIGNYLSHFQDGVLLFIGPNIPHHPFLTSAHDDNFEVVLQLKEDFMGEGFFEKPEMGQIKQLFERAKQGIIFGKKTKEKSVKKLLKILEAPPFKRLVLLLDFLNDLTESSQYQIINTNAAALAIGTGDFNRMKHVYELVAEHYMDDINLQEVADLTNLTIPSFCRLFKRLTSKTFTKFLNEYRVTKALQLLNTEDCSISSVAFDSGFKSLSYFNRQFKEITGHKPSHYKKAYKQLIVN; encoded by the coding sequence ATGCGTCCACTGATAGAAAAAATCTCTCCAGATGTCGGCAGCTCGTTTCACATTCAGAAATATGTGACCAAACATGAGTGCATCATGAACTATTGGCACCATCATCCGGAATACGAGCTTGTCTATGTTCACAAAGGCAGAGGAGACCTCTGCATTGGTAATTACTTATCCCATTTTCAAGATGGTGTTTTGCTGTTTATTGGACCCAATATTCCACACCATCCATTTTTAACTTCAGCTCATGATGACAACTTCGAAGTAGTACTTCAATTAAAAGAGGATTTTATGGGAGAAGGATTTTTCGAGAAACCAGAGATGGGTCAAATCAAACAGCTGTTTGAAAGAGCTAAGCAGGGTATCATCTTCGGCAAGAAGACTAAAGAGAAATCTGTTAAGAAGCTATTAAAAATATTGGAAGCCCCACCATTCAAAAGGCTCGTCCTACTACTGGACTTTCTCAATGACCTCACAGAGTCTTCACAGTATCAAATCATAAACACCAATGCCGCAGCTTTAGCAATAGGTACTGGCGACTTCAATCGTATGAAGCATGTTTACGAATTGGTGGCAGAGCATTACATGGACGATATCAACTTGCAGGAAGTGGCGGATTTGACCAACCTGACAATTCCCTCCTTCTGTCGGCTATTCAAACGTTTAACATCTAAGACCTTTACGAAATTCTTGAACGAATACCGAGTAACAAAGGCCCTGCAATTATTAAACACCGAAGATTGTTCCATTTCGTCAGTGGCCTTCGATTCAGGTTTTAAAAGCCTCTCCTATTTCAATCGGCAATTCAAGGAAATCACTGGACACAAACCCTCTCACTATAAAAAGGCCTATAAGCAATTGATTGTTAACTGA
- a CDS encoding MFS transporter produces the protein MIKNIKLVLQHPESRAVAMVFMALSMVFGAFVTRLVEIKVKLGLSEAELGTALFFIPLGAATLLPFYSKIISRFGERRTTAWSICVLLLSMILPWYASDQYTLMGVFYLLGLGMGLTDVSMNAEVAEIEKQKSRIIMSTCHGFFSIGGMLGAVISSIFISLSIDLSIQMAMIGVVLIVTLAPLFKHMIDAPEHEAEANKGFELPTFKVLVFAFIGFCVMMSEGGITDWASIYMKENLEVIGQYAGAGFAGFSLMMAMARFQGDSLHVRFGAKSLVLAGSLVAIAGLALVLLQTPLWAIIGFSLAGLGYSVIVPILFSTAAKQEGVKPSKGIATVASSGYIGMLAGPVLIGFIADSYGLVNGFTFLLILTGLAFLMALRAFR, from the coding sequence ATGATAAAAAACATTAAGCTTGTATTGCAACACCCAGAGAGCCGGGCTGTCGCCATGGTATTTATGGCACTGTCCATGGTCTTTGGTGCCTTTGTAACGAGGCTAGTGGAGATCAAGGTTAAGCTCGGACTTAGTGAGGCAGAGCTGGGTACTGCACTATTCTTCATTCCACTGGGGGCTGCAACGCTATTACCATTCTATAGTAAGATCATTAGCAGATTTGGCGAACGAAGAACTACGGCTTGGTCGATTTGTGTCTTGCTGCTGAGCATGATTCTTCCATGGTATGCTTCTGATCAGTACACGTTGATGGGCGTCTTCTATTTACTTGGACTGGGAATGGGTTTAACAGATGTTTCAATGAATGCAGAGGTAGCAGAAATTGAAAAGCAGAAGTCCAGGATCATCATGTCTACATGCCATGGCTTTTTTAGTATAGGGGGGATGCTTGGTGCCGTTATAAGTTCAATTTTCATATCACTATCTATTGATCTATCGATTCAAATGGCAATGATAGGCGTGGTCCTGATTGTCACTCTGGCGCCACTCTTCAAACATATGATTGATGCCCCAGAACACGAAGCAGAGGCCAATAAGGGTTTTGAATTACCCACATTCAAGGTGTTGGTATTTGCCTTCATTGGGTTTTGTGTCATGATGAGCGAAGGGGGAATCACCGATTGGGCATCTATCTATATGAAGGAAAACCTTGAGGTTATTGGTCAGTATGCAGGTGCCGGTTTTGCTGGGTTTTCATTAATGATGGCGATGGCTAGGTTTCAAGGGGATAGTTTGCATGTTCGGTTTGGAGCTAAGTCGCTGGTTTTAGCCGGTAGTCTGGTGGCAATTGCTGGTTTAGCACTAGTATTATTACAGACCCCTTTATGGGCCATTATTGGCTTCAGTCTGGCGGGTTTGGGTTATTCAGTAATCGTCCCGATTCTTTTTAGCACAGCTGCCAAGCAGGAGGGCGTCAAGCCGTCTAAGGGCATCGCTACGGTGGCCTCCTCAGGATACATTGGTATGCTTGCTGGTCCTGTTCTGATTGGGTTCATAGCCGATAGTTATGGCCTAGTAAACGGATTTACTTTCCTATTAATCCTGACAGGTTTAGCCTTTTTGATGGCGCTGAGAGCTTTCCGTTGA
- a CDS encoding alpha/beta hydrolase: MKSLFTLFFALATTSLSAQSTVKESLSFESKTLAKDINYSVYLPDGYEHSERNYPVVYLLNGFTGNETDWIQFGDMQRIVDEGIETGEIPPMIIIMPDGDDRLYMNNHDNSYRYGDMFIEELMPHVEDQYRIRAEKQFRGISGLSMGGAGTLRFAMLYPDLFGAAAAFSSAVGTDEEMLAGRQQGFDGYWGRVLGKGLQGEARLSDHYRKNSILDIAKTADVKRLNTVRIYFDCGDDDFLAIGNASLHIEMRKRGINHQYRVRDGAHTWNFWRTSLPIGLKFISQSFTR; encoded by the coding sequence ATGAAAAGCTTGTTTACACTGTTCTTTGCCTTGGCGACAACCTCGCTTTCTGCCCAAAGCACTGTTAAAGAGAGTCTCTCGTTTGAGAGTAAAACCCTCGCCAAAGACATCAACTACTCTGTTTATCTGCCAGACGGATATGAACACTCTGAAAGAAATTATCCGGTAGTTTATCTGCTGAATGGCTTTACTGGAAATGAAACCGACTGGATTCAGTTTGGCGATATGCAACGCATTGTTGACGAAGGCATTGAAACAGGAGAAATTCCTCCCATGATCATTATTATGCCTGATGGTGATGACAGGCTCTATATGAATAACCACGACAATTCTTACCGATATGGTGACATGTTCATCGAAGAGCTCATGCCACATGTCGAGGATCAATATCGCATCAGAGCAGAAAAACAATTCAGAGGTATTAGTGGGCTATCCATGGGGGGAGCTGGAACCTTGCGCTTTGCCATGCTTTATCCAGATCTCTTTGGTGCAGCTGCCGCCTTTAGTTCAGCCGTAGGAACAGATGAAGAAATGTTAGCTGGCCGCCAGCAAGGTTTCGATGGTTATTGGGGGCGCGTCTTGGGGAAAGGACTACAAGGAGAAGCACGATTGTCGGATCACTACCGGAAGAACTCTATACTCGATATTGCCAAAACAGCGGACGTAAAACGCCTAAACACTGTAAGAATCTACTTTGATTGTGGAGATGATGATTTTCTTGCCATAGGCAATGCCAGTCTTCACATCGAAATGCGAAAGCGAGGCATTAATCATCAATATCGCGTAAGAGATGGTGCCCATACCTGGAACTTTTGGAGAACTTCTCTTCCCATCGGATTGAAATTTATCAGTCAAAGTTTCACCCGATAA
- the glpK gene encoding glycerol kinase GlpK: protein MSKYIITVDAGTTSERAIIFNKQGEIVNVSQREFEQFYPKPGWVEHNPLEIWETQKFTISDVLEKQGASASDIAAIGITNQRETTLVWDKKTGKSIHKAIVWQDRRTADYCESLKAAGHADMIQDKTGLLIDAYFSASKIRWILDQVNGAQARAEAGELAFGTVDSWLLWKLTGGKVHATDVSNASRTMIFNIHDLQWDDELLALFNIPKVMLPDVKSSSEVYGHTDAELFGGEIPIAGIAGDQQSALFGQMCTEPGMVKNTYGTGCFMVMNTGNKVIKSKHKLLSTIGWKIGDEVNYALEGSIFIGGAIVQFLRDNLHFVDNAPEIEALAKSVEDNGGVYFVPGFVGLGAPHWDQYSTGLMIGLTRGTEKGHIARAALEALALQSMEVIDTMALDSGIEQKELRVDGGASANNLLMQIQSDITGLKIVRPQIVETTAQGAAFLAGLAVGYWESKEEIQSLWAIDKTFEPSGKDVSDVKKNWSRAVERAKAWVE, encoded by the coding sequence ATGTCGAAATACATTATTACTGTTGATGCTGGAACCACCAGCGAGCGCGCCATCATATTTAATAAGCAAGGTGAGATTGTCAATGTCTCCCAGCGAGAATTTGAACAGTTCTACCCCAAACCAGGATGGGTCGAGCACAATCCATTGGAGATTTGGGAGACACAAAAGTTTACGATTAGCGATGTATTGGAAAAGCAAGGAGCATCGGCTTCAGATATTGCCGCTATTGGCATAACCAACCAGCGGGAAACGACCCTGGTTTGGGATAAGAAAACTGGAAAATCTATCCATAAGGCGATCGTTTGGCAAGACAGAAGGACGGCTGATTATTGTGAGTCACTTAAAGCTGCTGGGCATGCTGATATGATTCAGGACAAGACGGGCTTATTGATTGACGCTTACTTCTCAGCATCTAAGATTCGTTGGATACTCGATCAGGTTAACGGTGCTCAGGCTAGAGCGGAAGCGGGAGAGCTGGCTTTCGGAACTGTAGATAGTTGGTTGCTATGGAAATTGACAGGAGGTAAAGTGCATGCCACAGATGTCAGCAACGCCAGCCGAACAATGATCTTTAATATTCATGATCTTCAATGGGATGATGAATTGCTTGCCTTGTTTAATATCCCTAAAGTGATGTTGCCTGATGTAAAAAGCAGTAGCGAGGTATATGGTCATACAGATGCAGAACTGTTTGGAGGAGAAATTCCAATTGCCGGTATAGCCGGTGATCAACAGTCAGCCTTATTTGGTCAAATGTGTACAGAGCCCGGAATGGTGAAAAATACCTACGGAACAGGCTGCTTTATGGTCATGAATACGGGTAATAAAGTCATCAAATCAAAGCACAAATTGTTATCGACCATAGGATGGAAGATTGGTGATGAGGTAAACTATGCGCTAGAAGGAAGTATTTTCATCGGTGGAGCGATTGTTCAATTTTTAAGAGATAACCTTCATTTTGTTGACAATGCTCCTGAGATAGAAGCTTTGGCAAAATCTGTCGAAGACAATGGCGGAGTTTATTTCGTGCCTGGCTTTGTAGGGCTTGGTGCTCCACATTGGGATCAATACAGTACTGGCCTTATGATTGGCCTGACTCGAGGAACCGAAAAGGGACATATTGCCAGGGCAGCATTAGAGGCCTTAGCACTTCAAAGTATGGAGGTCATTGATACCATGGCGCTGGACTCAGGAATAGAACAAAAAGAACTCAGAGTAGATGGTGGGGCTTCTGCCAATAACCTTTTAATGCAAATCCAATCGGATATTACAGGGCTCAAGATTGTCAGACCGCAAATTGTAGAAACTACAGCGCAGGGAGCCGCTTTCTTGGCTGGCTTGGCAGTGGGCTATTGGGAGAGTAAAGAAGAGATTCAATCACTTTGGGCCATTGACAAAACTTTTGAGCCATCTGGCAAGGATGTTTCTGATGTCAAAAAGAATTGGTCACGGGCAGTGGAACGGGCTAAGGCTTGGGTTGAATAA
- a CDS encoding glycerol-3-phosphate dehydrogenase/oxidase: MKREKMLKRLKKQKEPWDIVVIGGGATGLGVAVDAASRGYKTLLLEQHDFAKGTSSRSTKLVHGGVRYLQQGDISLVLEALKERGLMIQNAPHLVKNQAFIIPNYEWWDGPFYQVGLKVYDLMSGKLGIGSSKRLSKEETVEHIPTIDQNGLKGGVVYYDGQFDDARMALTLAKTAHQYNGVMLNYFEVTGLEKNAEGIIEGLKARDRESGKNYSIKAKAVINATGVFADSVKKMDEPEVKTMIQPSQGIHLVVGKEFLPDKYAIMVPQTKDGRVMFAVPWHDKVVLGTTDTMKEKPELEPEAQEQEIDFILETAGQYLTKQPTKSDILSVFSGLRPLAKPEGDGKSTKEISRHHKVMISQSGLITIIGGKWTTYRKMAEDTVDNAMLIGALPERKCITKNLPVSGYDKNLDLTTDPLAVYGTEKYQLLELEEEDPGLAEVISETIPLRKSQVIWAVKHEMARTVEDMLARRVRGLFLDATESLRVSGRVAEIMAEELGEGSEWIDEQLESFNEVAGKYII; the protein is encoded by the coding sequence ATGAAGAGAGAAAAGATGTTGAAAAGGCTCAAGAAGCAAAAAGAGCCTTGGGATATTGTTGTGATTGGCGGAGGAGCCACTGGCCTTGGTGTAGCTGTTGATGCTGCTTCGAGAGGCTATAAGACACTGCTGTTAGAACAGCACGATTTTGCTAAAGGAACCTCAAGCCGGAGTACAAAATTGGTGCATGGTGGTGTCCGTTACCTACAACAAGGCGACATCTCTCTGGTGTTGGAAGCCTTAAAAGAAAGAGGACTGATGATCCAGAATGCGCCTCACCTTGTTAAGAATCAAGCCTTTATTATCCCTAATTATGAATGGTGGGATGGTCCGTTCTATCAGGTAGGACTGAAGGTATATGATTTGATGTCAGGTAAGCTTGGTATTGGATCATCTAAAAGACTCTCTAAAGAAGAGACTGTTGAACATATTCCAACGATCGACCAAAATGGTTTGAAGGGGGGTGTGGTCTACTATGATGGCCAATTTGATGATGCGCGCATGGCATTGACTTTGGCTAAGACAGCGCATCAATATAATGGTGTAATGCTCAATTACTTTGAAGTCACTGGTCTTGAAAAGAATGCGGAGGGCATTATCGAAGGGCTGAAGGCACGTGATCGTGAATCGGGAAAAAACTATAGCATTAAGGCCAAAGCAGTCATCAACGCCACAGGAGTTTTTGCCGATAGCGTTAAGAAGATGGATGAGCCTGAGGTGAAAACTATGATTCAGCCGAGTCAGGGGATTCACCTTGTGGTTGGCAAGGAGTTTTTGCCAGATAAATATGCCATTATGGTGCCACAGACCAAGGATGGTCGTGTGATGTTTGCTGTGCCCTGGCATGACAAGGTGGTTTTGGGAACAACCGATACCATGAAGGAGAAGCCAGAGTTGGAGCCTGAAGCTCAAGAACAGGAAATAGATTTTATTTTAGAAACGGCAGGCCAATACCTGACAAAACAACCAACCAAATCTGACATTTTAAGTGTGTTTTCAGGCTTGAGACCATTGGCCAAACCAGAAGGAGATGGCAAGTCCACCAAGGAAATATCCAGACACCATAAAGTTATGATTTCTCAATCGGGGCTGATCACAATTATTGGCGGCAAGTGGACCACCTATCGAAAAATGGCCGAAGATACTGTTGACAATGCCATGTTGATTGGTGCTTTGCCCGAACGAAAATGTATCACTAAAAACCTGCCCGTTTCGGGCTATGACAAAAACCTCGATTTGACCACAGACCCACTGGCGGTTTATGGTACTGAGAAGTATCAATTGCTTGAGCTGGAGGAGGAGGACCCAGGTTTGGCCGAGGTGATCAGTGAGACCATACCCCTTAGGAAATCTCAAGTCATTTGGGCGGTGAAACATGAAATGGCAAGGACAGTTGAAGATATGTTGGCAAGAAGAGTTCGAGGCTTATTTCTTGATGCAACTGAGTCTTTGAGAGTCTCTGGCAGAGTGGCAGAAATAATGGCAGAAGAGCTAGGGGAAGGCTCTGAATGGATAGACGAGCAATTGGAGTCCTTCAATGAAGTAGCAGGGAAGTATATTATTTAA
- a CDS encoding tetratricopeptide repeat protein codes for MPKIWVFIFLFMSFSAAGQGTGLIEARTLQAEGKLSEALAVIKEAVKTNEFKEDGGAWYTYAEINKALFKNEPAGTIKSTYLSDAILGYQMTQKYPSNNVRINLSADQSIEQIFQELIQNGAQWYQQQDYQSALEAFENAVIIAPNDSTIITYAANAAVQGKLYDKALANFRKLLDMRPKESIYQSMISIQRDLQKDFPAALLTIDQAKKDFPNSPVFDRYKLDIYLLSEENEKAIDLITEILKTDIDNDQLALRRAVLYDDRIKALKAETVIDSLALQTAITQSEEAYLKVLDISPDNLVANFNLSMLYNDQANSYYLAINNMTNDEYKANAESYEEIALDFIRKALPRMEAASRKDTTDLNILRTLETYYDRLSMGDEKRAIQKKLKEKEGNRP; via the coding sequence ATGCCGAAAATCTGGGTTTTCATATTTCTTTTCATGTCCTTCTCTGCCGCTGGTCAAGGCACAGGACTGATAGAAGCCCGTACGCTCCAGGCCGAAGGCAAATTATCGGAGGCATTAGCTGTGATTAAAGAAGCTGTTAAGACCAATGAGTTTAAGGAAGATGGTGGTGCCTGGTACACCTATGCTGAAATTAACAAAGCACTGTTCAAAAATGAGCCTGCCGGGACAATAAAGTCTACTTACTTATCTGATGCCATCCTTGGGTATCAAATGACCCAGAAATACCCCTCAAATAATGTCAGGATTAATCTATCAGCAGATCAGAGTATTGAACAGATCTTTCAGGAATTAATACAGAACGGAGCCCAATGGTATCAGCAACAGGATTATCAGTCTGCTTTGGAGGCTTTTGAAAATGCTGTAATCATTGCACCCAATGATTCTACTATCATCACTTATGCTGCAAATGCTGCGGTTCAGGGTAAGCTTTATGATAAGGCCTTGGCAAACTTCAGGAAGCTTCTGGACATGAGGCCAAAGGAGAGTATTTATCAAAGCATGATCAGTATTCAGCGAGACCTTCAAAAAGACTTTCCGGCTGCCTTATTGACTATAGATCAAGCAAAAAAAGATTTCCCAAATTCACCAGTATTCGATCGTTACAAGCTCGATATCTACTTGTTATCGGAAGAGAATGAAAAAGCGATCGACCTGATTACTGAAATTCTGAAAACGGATATAGATAACGATCAATTGGCACTTAGGAGAGCAGTACTCTATGATGATCGAATCAAAGCATTAAAGGCCGAAACAGTAATTGACAGCCTCGCTCTACAGACTGCGATAACTCAATCTGAAGAAGCCTACTTGAAGGTCCTGGATATCTCTCCAGATAACCTTGTAGCTAATTTTAACTTGTCCATGCTTTACAATGATCAGGCGAATAGCTACTACCTGGCAATCAATAACATGACCAATGATGAGTATAAGGCCAATGCTGAGTCCTACGAAGAAATCGCACTAGACTTTATTAGAAAGGCATTACCAAGGATGGAAGCCGCATCGAGAAAAGATACAACTGACCTGAATATTCTAAGGACACTCGAAACCTATTATGACAGACTCAGTATGGGAGACGAGAAGCGTGCCATACAAAAAAAGCTGAAGGAAAAAGAAGGCAATAGGCCTTAA
- a CDS encoding TetR/AcrR family transcriptional regulator: MKEKIAERASELMQQFGIRTVTMDDISRDLGISKKTIYQYFKDKKELVNTITSMNLNLEKERFEGTAITSENSVHELIMVSQCLRESMKDMKMSLMNELQKFYPEAWQMYEDFKTEVLLESITAVIKRGQKEGLFRAEVDPYLIAIMRIEQVQTFIMRNLFPREKYSLYDAQMQLFDHFIHGLFTIEGHQLFNDYTTSKIKTNETLN, translated from the coding sequence ATGAAAGAGAAAATAGCGGAAAGAGCGAGTGAACTCATGCAACAGTTCGGTATAAGAACTGTGACCATGGATGATATTTCTCGCGACCTGGGGATTTCCAAAAAAACAATCTATCAATACTTTAAGGATAAGAAGGAGCTTGTTAATACCATAACAAGCATGAACTTGAATTTGGAGAAGGAGAGATTTGAGGGGACTGCCATTACTAGCGAAAACAGTGTTCATGAGTTGATCATGGTTTCTCAATGTTTGAGAGAGTCTATGAAAGACATGAAGATGAGCCTGATGAACGAGTTACAGAAGTTTTATCCTGAGGCCTGGCAAATGTACGAGGATTTCAAAACAGAGGTACTGTTAGAATCTATAACCGCAGTTATAAAAAGAGGACAAAAAGAAGGCCTATTTCGTGCCGAAGTAGATCCTTACTTGATAGCCATAATGCGGATTGAACAGGTTCAAACCTTCATTATGAGAAACTTATTCCCTAGGGAAAAGTATTCGCTATACGATGCACAAATGCAATTATTCGATCACTTTATACACGGTCTTTTTACCATAGAAGGCCATCAACTTTTTAATGATTATACCACGTCAAAAATTAAAACCAATGAGACGCTCAATTAG
- a CDS encoding TolC family protein has product MRRSIRRLNYLAVLMLLALGANAQSGISLQEAISYALLNNEDIKNAKVATKDADAQVFETRADGLPQVDASFGYTNNLEIQRIFLPGTFDATGQTPPDGTFPAAFGVQHLGTFSVSGSQMIWDGSFFIGLKAAKMLREKVIVDEKKTEIDVIEQVTKAYYLVLVNQVRTELIDTNISTIESTLKDTRALYENGFAEKIDVTRLQVQLNNLKTERQGVDQVIESSKNLLKLTMGMPVTKDVELSGNLANFDFEYSTADVDAFNVQERIEAQQLDYLKSLAELDIKNIYSQYIPKVTLNAGWARNTGNDGFGNLWNSNRAWFTNSSIGVNISIPVFDGLRKKYTVARKKYQLETLDNQYSLLTNSLKQQLLDAKDALDVNLQRLEVQRENMALAKEVTDITREKYTEGVGSNLELINSEKDYKEAEINYLSALYEAIIAKVDLDRSLGKLN; this is encoded by the coding sequence ATGAGACGCTCAATTAGGAGATTAAACTATTTAGCGGTGCTGATGCTATTGGCTCTAGGAGCCAATGCACAAAGCGGGATTTCTCTTCAAGAGGCAATCAGTTATGCCTTATTAAATAATGAAGATATAAAGAATGCTAAAGTGGCGACAAAGGATGCCGATGCACAAGTCTTTGAGACCCGTGCCGATGGGTTACCTCAGGTCGATGCAAGTTTTGGTTATACCAACAACCTAGAAATTCAGAGGATATTTTTACCCGGAACTTTTGATGCGACTGGTCAAACACCCCCGGATGGGACATTTCCAGCAGCTTTTGGTGTTCAGCATTTGGGTACTTTTAGTGTGAGTGGTAGTCAGATGATTTGGGATGGATCTTTCTTCATTGGTTTAAAGGCCGCTAAGATGTTGAGAGAAAAAGTAATTGTTGATGAAAAGAAGACTGAGATCGATGTAATCGAACAAGTCACCAAGGCGTATTATCTGGTTTTAGTCAATCAAGTAAGGACTGAACTCATCGATACCAATATTAGTACGATTGAGTCGACATTGAAAGATACAAGAGCACTTTATGAAAATGGTTTTGCTGAAAAAATAGATGTAACCAGGCTTCAAGTGCAATTGAATAACCTAAAGACTGAACGCCAAGGTGTCGATCAGGTGATAGAGTCTAGCAAGAATTTACTCAAATTGACAATGGGTATGCCAGTGACAAAGGATGTTGAATTGAGTGGCAACCTTGCCAATTTCGATTTTGAATATTCGACTGCAGATGTTGATGCATTTAATGTGCAAGAACGCATTGAAGCTCAGCAATTAGACTACTTAAAGAGCCTTGCCGAACTGGATATCAAGAATATTTATTCGCAGTACATCCCTAAGGTTACCCTAAATGCTGGATGGGCAAGGAATACCGGAAATGACGGATTTGGTAACCTTTGGAATTCTAACCGCGCCTGGTTTACCAACTCTAGTATTGGCGTGAATATCAGCATACCGGTTTTTGACGGGCTTCGGAAGAAATACACCGTGGCCCGAAAAAAATATCAATTAGAGACACTTGATAATCAGTACTCACTTTTGACCAATAGCTTAAAACAACAACTCTTGGATGCCAAAGATGCACTGGATGTAAATCTTCAGCGTCTTGAAGTACAAAGAGAAAATATGGCTTTGGCTAAGGAAGTAACAGACATCACCCGTGAGAAGTACACGGAAGGCGTTGGTTCAAACTTGGAGCTTATCAATTCTGAAAAAGACTACAAAGAAGCCGAAATCAACTATTTGAGTGCCCTTTATGAGGCGATCATTGCTAAAGTAGATTTAGACAGATCACTGGGTAAACTTAACTAA